A genomic region of Arachis stenosperma cultivar V10309 chromosome 9, arast.V10309.gnm1.PFL2, whole genome shotgun sequence contains the following coding sequences:
- the LOC130948289 gene encoding probable ATP-dependent DNA helicase CHR12, which yields MVMAPFKEEQPQPPPIDHATTLICALNFLSRDLPLPPHLLSSVSTIYHSHPSSQNQLQDDIGNSSENLITDLEGALFRQRSSGSELERARESRYQNRIQHRLKELEGLPSTRGEDLQTKCLLELYGLKLRELHSKVRSDVSSEYWLNVKCAYPDRQLFDWGMMRLQRPPYGVGDPFAMDADDQIRKKRDAERLSRLEEEEKTHIETRKRKFFAEILNTVREFQLQIQAAVKRRKQRNDGIQAWHGRQRQRATRAEKLRFQALKADDQEAYMRMVKESKNERLTTLLEETNKLLVNLGAAVQRQKDSKHSDGIEPLEDSEVDLPESDASKNEKESPLDEEMDMIDSDHNGDTSDLLEGQRQYNSAIHSIQEKVTEQPSILQGGELRPYQIEGLQWMLSLFNNNLNGILADEMGLGKTIQTISLIAHLMEHKGVTGPHLIVAPKAVLPNWMNEFSTWVPSITTILYDGRLDERKAMKDDLLGERKFNVLLTHYDLIMRDKAILKKIHWIYLIVDEGHRLKNHESALARTLEAGYHIQRRLLLTGTPIQNSLQELWSLLNFLLPNIFNSVQNFEDWFNAPFADRVDVSLTDEEQLLIIRRLHQVIRPFILRRKKDEVEKFLPSKSQVILKCDMSAWQKVYYQQVTDVGRVGLDNGSGKSKSLQNLTMQLRKCCNHPYLFVGDYDMYNRKEEIVRASGKFELLDRLLPKLRRAGHRVLLFSQMTRLMDILEIYLRLHDFKYLRLDGSTKTEERGTLLRKFNAPDSPYFMFLLSTRAGGLGLNLQTADTVIIFDSDWNPQMDQQAEDRAHRIGQKKEVRVFVLVSVGSIEEVILERAKQKMGIDAKVIQAGLFNTTSTAQDRREMLEEIMRRGTSSLGTDVPSEREINRLAARSDEEFWLFEKMDEERRLKENYRSRLMDEHELPDWVYSPLHNKDEKLKDFNNGSATGKRKRKEVVYADTLSDLQWMKAVENGEDLSRLSVRGKRRDHLSSDNAAQASDNSGAEERYLELRAESVHMANDRTSEDSFHVTPSSKKPKLEGANSHRHAYEDVKGSGLNQHVLSWNTHRKKRSSYGQSSSSDTKGQSSNGRASWN from the exons ATGGTTATGGCTCCATTCAAGGAGGAGCAGCCTCAGCCACCGCCCATCGACCACGCCACCACCCTCATCTGTGCTCTCAACTTCCTCTCCCGTGATCTCCCTCTCCCTCCCCACCTCCTCAGTTCTGTTTCTACCATCTATCACTCTCACCCTTCTTCGCAGAACCAGCTCCAA GATGATATAGGGAATTCTAGTGAAAATTTAATTACGGACCTTGAAGGTGCATTGTTTAGGCAACGCTCTTCGGGCTCCGAATTGGAGAGAGCAAGGGAAAGCCGTTATCAAAATCGGATACAGCATCGATTAAAGGAACTTGAAG GATTGCCTTCAACAAGGGGAGAGGATTTGCAAACAAAGTGCCTGCTTGAACTTTATGGTCTAAag CTACGAGAGTTGCATTCGAAGGTTCGGTCTGATGTGAGTTCTGAGTACTGGCTGAATGTTAAATGTGCATACCCCGATAGGCAATTGTTTGATTGGGGCATGATGAGGTTGCAGCGTCCGCCATATGGTGTTGGAGATCCCTTTGCCATGGATGCTGATGATCAAATAAGGAAAAAAAGGGATGCTGAG AGACTATCGAGATTAGAAGAGGAGGAAAAAACTCATATAGAaactagaaaaagaaaattttttgcaGAAATACTCAATACCGTCCGTGAGTTTCAATTGCAAATTCAAGCTGCTGTGAAGCGGAGAAAACAGAGGAATGATGGTATTCAG GCATGGCATGGAAGGCAAAGGCAACGTGCCACACGGGCTGAGAAATTAAGGTTCCAAGCGTTAAAAGCTGATGATCAAGAAGCTTACATGAGAATGGTGAAGGAGAGTAAGAATGAAAGATTAACCACGCTTCTTGAAGAAACCAATAAACTACTAGTAAATTTAGGAGCTGCTGTTCAACGTCAAAAGGACTCCAAACATTCAGATGGTATAGAACCCTTGGAAGATTCTGAAGTTGATTTACCTGAGTCAGACGCTTctaagaatgaaaaggaatCACCTCTTGATGAAGAGATGGATATGATAGATTCTGATCATAATGGTGACACTAGTGATTTACTCGAAGGTCAGCGGCAATACAATTCTGCCATACATTCGATTCAAGAAAAG GTTACTGAGCAACCATCTATTCTTCAAGGTGGAGAATTAAGACCATATCAGATAGAAGGGCTCCAGTGGatgctttctttgtttaatAACAACTTAAACGGAATTTTGGCTGATGAAATGGGTCTTGGGAAGACAATACAAACAATTTCGTTAATAGCACATCTTATGGAGCACAAGGGTGTTACTGGTCCCCATTTGATTGTTGCTCCAAAGGCTGTTCTGCCAAATTGGATGAATGAATTCTCAACATGGGTTCCAAG CATAACAACTATTCTTTATGATGGACGGTTGGATGAGAGGAAAGCAATGAAGGATGATTTGTTAGGGGAGAGGAAATTTAATGTTCTGCTAACACACTATGATCTTATAATGAGAGATAAAGCAATTCTCAAGAAAATTCACTGGATCTACCTGATTGTGGATGAAGGACATCGGTTGAAGAATCATGAATCTGCTCTAGCAAGGACACTGGAAGCTGG CTATCACATTCAACGCAGACTCCTGTTaactggcaccccaattcaaaACAGCTTGCAGGAGTTGTGGTCCCTGCTTAATTTTCTCCTTCCAAACATTTTCAACTCTGTTCAGAATTTCGAGGACTGGTTTAATGCCCCTTTTGCTGATCGAGTTGATGTCTCTTTAACAGATGAAGAACAACTTTTGATTATTCGACGTCTACATCAA GTAATAAGGCCCTTCATATTAAGAAGAAAAAAGGATGAGGTGGAAAAATTTCTTCCCTCGAAATCTCAGGTCATACTCAAATGTGATATGTCAGCCTGGCAGAAAGTATATTATCAACAAGTCACTGACGTAGGCAGAGTTGGCTTAGACAATG GTTCTGGAAAATCAAAGAGCTTGCAGAACTTAACAATGCAACTCAGAAAGTGTTGCAACCATCCATACCTCTTTGTGGGAGATTATGATATGTATAACCGTAAGGAGGAGATTGTCAGAGCATCAGGTAAGTTTGAACTTCTTGACCGTTTGCTCCCAAAACTTCGCAGAGCAGGCCACAGAGTCCTCCTTTTTTCACAAATGACTAGACTCATGGATATTCTCGAGATTTATTTGAGACTTCATGATTTTAAGTATCTAAGACTTGATGGCTCGACAAAAACGGAGGAAAGAGGCACTTTATTACGAAAATTCAATGCTCCTGACTCCCCATACTTCATGTTTCTCTTGAGCACCCGTGCTGGAGGTCTTGGTTTGAACTTGCAAACGGCAGATACTGTTATAATATTTGACAGTGATTGGAACCCCCAAATGGATCAACAAGCAGAGGATCGAGCACATCGCATTGGTCAAAAGAAAGAAGTTAGAGTTTTCGTGTTGGTTAGTGTAGGATCAATTGAAGAGGTGATTTTAGAGCGTGCAAAACAAAAGATGGGCATTGATGCAAAAGTCATCCAGGCAGGACTTTTCAACACAACTTCAACAG CTCAGGACAGAAGAGAAATGCTAGAGGAGATTATGCGTAGAGGTACAAGTTCACTTGGGACAGATGTACCTAGTGAGAGAGAAATTAACCGCCTCGCAGCCCGATCAGATGAGGAATTTTGGCTATTTGAAAAAATGGATGAAGAGAGAAGACTAAAGGAAAATTACAGATCTCGTTTAATGGACGAGCATGAATTGCCAGATTGGGTGTACTCTCCCCTTCATAACAAGGATGAAAAGCTCAAAGATTTCAACAATGGCAGTGCTACTGGAAAgcgtaaaagaaaagaagttgtTTATGCAGATACATTAAGTGATCTTCAATGGATGAAGGCCGTGGAGAACGGAGAAGATCTATCAAGGCTTTCAGTAAGGGGGAAGAGAAGAGACCACCTCTCATCTGACAACGCAGCACAAGCCAGTGACAATTCAGGGGCCGAAGAAAGGTACTTGGAACTCCGCGCTGAGAGTGTCCACATGGCAAATGACAGAACAAGTGAAGATAGTTTCCATGTGACCCCTTCCTCAAAGAAACCCAAGCTTGAAGGCGCAAATTCCCATAGGCATGCATACGAGGATGTCAAAGGAAGTGGCTTGAACCAGCATGTGTTATCATGGAACACTCACAGAAAGAAGAGATCAAGTTATGGTCAGAGTTCATCATCTGATACCAAAGGACAGAGTTCAAATGGAAGAGCTAGCTGGAACTGA